A stretch of DNA from Desulfosarcina ovata subsp. ovata:
CGATATTGAGCGCCACCGAAAAAAAGATCAGGATGCGTTTGTAAGTCAGTTTCACGGGAAGATCCCCTGGCTGGCATAGAAGGTCTGGTAGGGGGTCGCCGGGCTGTCGCCAGTAAGGGTGGTGAGGCTGGTGCCCAGCACCGCGCCGCACAAAAGGCCGGCCAGGGCGGCGCCGCATACCGCACCGCGCATGGTCAGGTTCAGCTGCTGCCACCACTGCACCAGGCCGGGCCTCACCAGGCCAGCCCGAAACGCCCGCCGCGCCCGGCGCAAAAAACCGGCCGGTGCGATCACGGCCGGCAGTGCATCAAGCGCCGCCACCACCTGCCGTTCCGCCCGGGCTTCCATCCGGCAGGCCGGGCATTCTTCCAAATGCCGTTCCACCCGATCCATCTCCCGGGCCGGCAACTCACCATCCGCCCAGGCCGCCAATTGTTTTCTGATTTCACCACACACCATGGCCCCCTCCCCTTAACGGAAATTATCCTCATTGTTTGCCGATCACTTTCATAAACGCACACCAAGCCGTTTTCCTGCGCAGCTTTTTTCAATTTCCGTAAAGGGCTCCTTGCGATGAAGGAATCTTCAATCGGATTCTTCAGTTGGCATTTGGATTTTACCATTTGGCATTGATTGAATCGGGGCGGTGGTTTGCAAAAAAAGGCTACTTAGTGCCCATCCAGAAATAGGATAATTTGGTTGAGATCGAGGCGCCCGAAAAATTTTACCACAGGCATATAGTTGATATTCCGAGGATAAAATTTTTCGCGCAACAAAGATATCGGGCAAATTGGCCATTTTTGGATGGGCACTACTTAAGGCTGAAAACCACCTGGCCGCTGCCGGACAGATTCGCCGGGTCGCCATCGGCAACCACTTGGGGTTCGACGATAAACACCCGTTCCCGTTCCACTTGCCCTTTCTCTAGAAGATAGTCTTTGGTATTGAATGCGCGCGCATTGGCCAGTTCACGATAATCATCGGGCGTCACCACGGTGTGGGTGCGCAGCAGCTTCTCCATCTCTTCGAGGGTGACCTCGATTGGCTTGCCACTGCTGTCCAGGGGAGCGGCAATACCGGATTCGGCAAAGGCGGTCTCGATGAGCACGGCACGCTCCGCATCGCCCAGGACGATCTCTTCCAGGGGAACGGCACTCTCACCCGACTTCATCATCTGCTGGAGCTTTATTGCCTTGAGCCGGTTGTCCAGAAGGATCTTCCGCAGTGCATCACTGTCCCATTTCGTGCCGGCGGTTCCCTGAATGTCCAGCTTCAGTCCAGGCCGTTCGTAAAGGATTTTGGTCAGTTTATCGATCTTTTCGGCATTCTCCGCTGAAATATCGCTGATCCCGGCGGTAAAATCCAGGTAGCTCAACTCCTCTCCGCCACCCACCAGCGAACCCAGGGCGGCAAACGGCGAGGTGACGATTTTGACAATCAAATTTTTCAGAACGGTCAGGATCACCTTGCCGATCTTGAACTGGGGGTCATCCAGGTCGCCGCTCACCGGCAGGTCCAGGGCAATGTTGCCCGCGCGGTCCTTGAGCAGGGCGATGGCCAGCTTGATGGGCAGGTTTACCGCCTCGGGACTCTCTACCGTATTCCCCAGGGTGAGTTGATCGATATAGA
This window harbors:
- a CDS encoding zf-HC2 domain-containing protein; amino-acid sequence: MVCGEIRKQLAAWADGELPAREMDRVERHLEECPACRMEARAERQVVAALDALPAVIAPAGFLRRARRAFRAGLVRPGLVQWWQQLNLTMRGAVCGAALAGLLCGAVLGTSLTTLTGDSPATPYQTFYASQGIFP